CAAAGACTAACTGAAAACTGAGACTGAACTGAAAACCGAAAACTGTTACAAATGAAGAATGGAGTAGTATATTGGAACGTTGATCCTGTAATTTTTTGGATCACAAATAGTTTTCCTCTCAAGTATTATGGGGCACTTTTTGCCTGCGGACTTCTTCTTGGGTTTTATATCGTCAGAAATATTTACAAAAAAGAAAATCTTTCCTTAGACAATCTCGATACATTACTTATTTATGTAATTGTTGGAACCGTTTTAGGTGCCAGACTCGGACATTGTATCTTTTATGAACCGGGTTATTTTTTACAGCATCCTGTAGAAATCCTTTTACCCATTCAGAAAATAAATGGTGCTTACGAATTTGTAGGGTATCAGGGACTCGCAAGTCACGGCGGATCGATTGGTGTTTTAACGGCTATGATTTTGTACTGCCGTAAATACAAAGTGAAATTCTTTTCACTTCTGGATAAAATGTCAGTTGCCGTTCCGGTTACGGGAGCTTTTATCAGATTTGGGAATTTTATGAATTCTGAAATCTACGGAAAACCGACTAACGGAAGCTGGGGAGTTGTTTTTGAAAGAGACGATTTAATCCCGAGACATCCCACTCAATTATACGAAGCCTTTGCGTATTTATTGATCTTCGGAATATTATTTTACATGTATAAATCAGAAACTATTCGTAAAGCACACGGATTAATCTTTGGAAGTTTCTTAACTTTATTGTTCCTTGCCCGGTTTATAATTGAATTTTTCAAAGAAAATCAGGAAGCTTTCGAGAATAATATGCTGATTAATATGGGGCAAATCCTGAGTATTCCGTTTATCATTATTGGATTGATTTTGATTATCTGGAAATCAAAAAAAGAAGTAACAATTTAAGTTCCGGTTTTCATTGACCGTTTTTAAGATCAGATTCTGACTGAAAACAACAGCTGAAACCGAAAATTAATTGAAAGACTGAAATATGAAAAATATCTTTAGCTATATCATTTTGTTGTGGGCCGGTTTTGCATTTTCGCAGAACGAACAATTAGCGAACAATTATTATGATAAAGGTGATTTTGAGAAAGCCAAAATTATCTACGAAGACCTTCTAAAAAGTTCGCCGTCTAATACACAGTATTTTTTAAGAACGATCGATTGTTATCAGCAGTTACAGCAATTTGATATTGCCGAAAAAACAATTCAGGAACGGTACAATAGATACAAACAAGGAGTTTTTCTGGTTGAATTAGGGTATAATTACCAATTGCAGAAAAACGAATCCAAAGCAAGGAACTATTACGAACAGGCTATAGAAAAAATAAAAACCAATCCGAATGATGTTTACGGAGTTGGAAATGCTTTCGAAAAAAAGGTTTTGCTGGAATATGCTTTAAAGGCATATCAAACTGCAATGCAGGTACAGCCCAATTACAATTTCAATTTTCAGATTGGGATGCTGTACGGGCAGTTGGGTAAAACCGATTTAATGATTGATCTTCTGCTTACAGAATCATATACAAATCAGCAGAATGCCAATTTGATCCAGACGCAGTTATCCCGTTTTATGAACGGTGAAACCGATAACACGACTTTTAAAGATGCCATGAGAAAAGCGCTGATCCTGAAAACACAAAAAGATCAGGACGTTTTCTGGAATCGTTACTTAAGCTGGTTTTATGTACAGCAGAAAGAGTTTGGAAAAGCCTTTATTCAGGAAAAAGCGATTTACAAACGCGAACCCGAATCTTTAATGAGTATTGTAAATTTGAGTCAGTTTGCACTCAATGAAGATGATACCGAAACGGCTTCGGAGATTTTGAATTTTATTCTTCAAAATACAAAAGACCGTGATCTGCTCATTAAAACAAATGCGAGTTTAATGCAGATAAAGATCGATAAGGCGCAAGAAAAAGATTATCCTGCCATTACAGCCGAATTACAGCAATTACTGGCAACGTATGAAATAAATCCTTTTACCTTATCTTTACAGTTAATTCAGGCGCATTTTCTGGGCTTTAATTTAAAAAAGACTGAAGAGGCCAAAACGATAGTTAAAAAGGCTTTAGAATTAAATTTAAATGCCTATCAGCAGGCAGATGCCAAAATGGAACTGGCGGATATTCTGCTTCTGGAAGAAAAGTTCAATCAGGCGTTAATTTATTATTCGCAGATTCAGCTGGATTTAAAAAATGATGTCATGTCCCACGAAGCCAGTTTAAAAGCAGCGAAGACGAGTTATTTCAAAACTGATTTTGAATGGGCTTTAAAACAATTTAAAGAATTAAAATCGGCGAACACACAATTAATTGCCAATGACGCTCTTGAATATTTTCTGTTGATTAATGATAACACCGCCGCCGATTCGACACAAACGGCTCTGAAACAGTTTGCCAAAGGTGACTTTTTACTCTATCAGAATAAAAAACCGGAGGCGATAACGCAGTTTCAAAATATTCTAAAGAACTTTAAAGGACAGGAAATTGAAGCGGTAACTTTGCTGCGATTAGGTAAAATTTATGAAGGACAGAAGGATTTTACTTCGGCTTTAACCCAATACCAGCAGATCATTGACAATCACAGTGACGGAATTTATGTAGATGAAGCGTTATTCTTTTCGGCAGAAATTTACAATGATGAACTAAAAGATACAGAAAAGGCCAAGCCATTATACGAAAAGGTAATTTTTAACCATCAGGACAGTATTTACTTTGTCGATGCCAGAAAAAAATACCGCGAACTGAGAGGAGATAAGAATTTGTAGTTTGGTTTAAGCGGTTAATCGATTAACCGCTTAACCGAAAAACGATTAAACAAGAAAACATGATTATTTACAACGTTACCACTAATATACACGAAAGCGTTCATGACCAATGGCTAAAATGGATGCAGGAAAAACATATTCCTGAAATTCTGGCAACAGAAAAATTCTCTTCGGCACGAATCGTAAAAGTTTTGATTGAAGAAGAAATGGGAGGCGTAACATATTCGGTTCAATATACAACCGACAGCAAAGAGACTCTGGAAAAATATTATCTGGAAGATCAGCCAAAATTTGACAAGGAAGCTCTGGAATTATTTGCAGATAAGATGCTTTCTTTCAGAACAGAACTGGAGGTAATTTCGGAACACTAGTTTTTAGTTGTGTTTTTAATTAGAAAAGAATAGAATCTGTTGCAAGGATAACTTTTACAAGACAGGGATATCTGCTTAATACCTAAAAAGGGTATATTTGCAAAAAAATAATTTCTAACTAAAAATTGTGCTTATCCACTCATCTTGTTTATGAAAAACCTGCAAATGAAACTTGTTTTATTTTTATTACTAAGTCTTAATGTTTGTTGTCAAATTAAAAACGAGGTGCTGAATCAAGAAGAAACGACAAAACCTATTGTTTTACAGCTTAATGAGTTTAGGGAAATTGAAGGTGTTTCGAAAGAAATCTTGCAAAATGTAGTCTTTTCTAAATATGAAGTGTTAAAAATAAAAAATGAAGAGTCGCCTAAATCATTTGGAGAAATGACAGGATTTGCAACGCAGATTTATTCTACGGGTAATGAAATTAATGACTACATTAATGAAATTAAAGCTGAAATTTCTGAAGAGGACTGTTTTGTAACAAACGAAACAATACTTTATGATGCATTTGTTAAGCAAGAATATGCTGTTTTAAAAAACAAAATAGACAAGTTTTACAAACAAAATAAAGTAATTATAGCGTCTTCAAGAGTTTATGATTCTTTGAAAGAAAACAATGAAAAAGCGTTTAATACTAATAAAACCTTCACAAATAAAGAAAATAAAAGTGTAGATTTTTTAAACTATAAATTCGGTTATAAAGCCAATATTGGACTGCTGACAAGTTTAGAAAAAATTCAATTTGAAATTGTTCATTTTCAATATATGTTCATGAATACGATTATGGGGTCTGCTCATTAAAAATTACATCAGTAAATTAATAAAAGCAGAAAGCAAACAACAAATATGGAAAAAGTAAAAGCCAAAAAACATTTAGGGCAGCATTTTCTTAAAGACGAAAGTATCGCAAAAGCAATTGCCGATACTTTGAGCCTGAAAGGATACGAGGAGGTTTTAGAAATAGGACCGGGGATGGGTGTGCTTACTAAATATTTACTTGACAAGCCGATTATAACCCGAGTAATCGAGATTGATACGGAATCTGTTGCGTATTTGGATGCCAACTATCCAAAATTAAAAGACAAAATTATTTCAGAAGACTTCCTGAAATACAATATAAACAAGGTTTACGAAAACAAACAATTTGCCATAATTGGCAACTTCCCTTATAACATTTCATCTCAAATTGTATTTAGAACATTAGAGTTTAGAGATCAGATCCCGGAATTCTCCGGAATGTTCCAAAAGGAAGTAGCAGAGCGAATTTGTGAAAAAAAAGGATCAAAAACCTACGGAATCCTGTCTGTCCTGGCACAGGCTTTCTATGATACTGAGTATTTGTTTACTGTAGACGAAAATGTTTTTATTCCTCCGCCCAAGGTTAAATCGGGTGTGATGAAAATGACCCGAAAGGAAGATTACAGCCTTCCTTGTGGTGAAAAGTTATTTTTTACGGTTGTAAAAACGGCTTTTCAGCAGAGACGAAAAACATTACGTAACAGTTTGAAAACATTAAATTTATCTGATAAACTGCGAGAAGACACTATCTTTGATAAACGTCCCGAACAGCTTAGCGTTGACGAATTTATCGTTTTGACTCAAAAAATAGAAGCCGATGGAGTTCAAAGTTAGCAGAGAATTTATACAGCAGTTAGAGGAGCTGATCGTTAAGAAAAATGATAATGAACTTGAAATTTTACTTAATGATCTTCACCATGCCGATATCGCCGAAATTCTTGAAGAATTAGATTTTGACGAAGCAACTTACATTTTTAAGGTTTTAGATAGTGATAAAACCGCAGAAATCCTTCTTGAATTAGAAGATGACCTGCGCGAAAATATCTTAAGCCGACTTTCGCCAAAGGAAATCGCGGAAGAGCTTGACGAGCTTGAAACAAATGACGCCGCCGATATTATCGCTGAACTTTCGCAGGAAATCAAAGAAGAGGTAATTTCTGAGTTAGTCGATGTTGAACACGCAAAAGACATTGTCGAATTATTGCGCTATGACGAAAACACGGCGGGTGGTTTGATGGGTAAAGAGCTTGTAAAAGTAAACGAAAACTGGAATGTTCTGACCTGTGTAAAAGAAATGCGGATTCAGGCCGAAAATGTTTCAAGAGTACACTCCATTTATGTTGTCGATGATGAAAACCGATTAAAGGGGCGTTTGTCTTTAAAAGATTTACTGACTTCATCGACCAAAACCCAGATTGGGGATGTCTATATCCGAAAATTAAATTTTGTAAAGGTAGATACCGAAGATGTCGAAGTCGCACGTATCATGCAAAAGTACGACTTAGAGGCAATTCCGGTTGTAGATGAGCTGGGTCGTTTGGTAGGAAGAATTACGATCGACGATATCGTAGACGTAATCAAGGAAGAAGCCGATAAAGATTACCAGTTAGCGGCGGGTATTACACAAGACGTTGAGTCGAATGACAGTGTTCTCGAGCTCACAAAAGCCCGTATACCATGGCTGTTGATTGGAATGGTGATTGAAATTGTAGCTTCTTTTGTTTTGAAAGATAATGAAACCGCTTTTCAGAAATATTCAACTTTAATTATTTTCGTACCCTTACTTTCGGCTACAGCAGGAAATATTGGAGTTCAGGCATCGGCAATCGTAGTTCAGGGTCTGGCAAACGGAACACTGAAAGAATTCAGCCGAAGTTATTTCAGCAAAGAAATTACCGTTTCGATGATTTCAGGAAGTATTATTTCGTTGCTGCTTTTGGGGTATCATTCACTTATGTATCAACAGTATCTGGTGGGAGTGGCTATTTCAATTTCGATGATTGTGGTTATTATGTTTGCAGCGACTTTGGGAACTTTAGTACCGCTTTTTCTTCATAAAAATAAAATCGATCCGGCAATTGCCACAGGACCGTTTATCACAACAACCAATGATGTATTTGGAATTATGCTTTATTTTGGCGTAGCCAAAATGATTCTTGGGTTTTAAATTTTTGCCACAAAATAATAGATTACAGTGATTTAAAATCTCCAAAATCTGTGTAATTTGTGAGGCGAAAAATCTACTGTAAAACAGCTGCTATAAATTAAAACCAGGAAGAATGAAAGTACATATTATTGGAGGAGGAAACCTTGGCGTTTCTATTGCCCTGGGAATTGCTAAATTCTCAAAAAACAATCAGGTAACCGTTACAAGAAGAAATACAGCCTCGATTCAGTATTTGTCAGAATACGGAATTACGGTTTCTAATGATAACAAACATAATATTCAGGAAGCCGATGTGGTGATTCTTACTATAAAACCGTATCAGGTTGATACTGTTTTAGGCGAAATACTTCCGGTTATTCAAAATAAAACCATTGCTTCGGCTGTAAGCGGTTTGTCGCTTGACATGCTTAAGTCCAAAACAAACAATGCGTATCCGGTTGTGCGTATTATGCCCAATATTGCAGCACAGTTTGGAGAATCGGCAACTTGTATTTCTTTTCCTGAAAAATATAAAGAAAATGCTGCGCCAATTGTAGACTTGTTTCAGGATTTAGGAACAGCTCCTGTAATCGACGAAAAGTTAATGGATGCGGCGACTGTTTTAGGCGCATGCGGAACAGCTTATGCATTACGCTATATTCGTGCTTCTATGCAGGCCGGAATCGAAATAGGATTCGATTCTAATACCGCTCTTGCCATTGCGGCGCAAACAGTAAAAGGGGCAGCAAAAATGCTGTTGGAAGAACGAGTGCACCCGGAACAGTTAATTGATCGTGTAACAACGCCTCAAGGCTGTACAATTGTTGGTTTAAATGAAATGGAACACAATGGTTTCAGTTCATCTTTAATAAAAGGGATAAAGACTTCTTTGAAACAAATCAAAGGTTAAGATTATAAATTTCAATATTTAAATTCCAAATTCCAATTCTTATTGGGCTTTGGAATTTTTTTGTTTAAAGATTTGTGACCGAGTTATTTTTATTAATTAGAATTCGATATTTGGAATTTAAATATTGAGATTTTACAACTTAACCATTTTCTTAGATAAAATAAACTTTAAGTAAACGAATCCAATAATTCCGGAAATCAAAGACGCAATTAGAATGGCAATTTTAGAGTACAGAATAATCTCAGGAGTTTTAAATGCCAGAAGCGTTATAAAAATCGACATAGTAAAACCAATACCCGCCAGCATTCCGGCGCCAAGAATATGTGCCCACCTTAAGTTTTTTGGCAATGCGCATAATCCCGCACTTACCCCGATAGATGAAAACAGAATAATTCCTAAAGGTTTGCCTACAACGAGACCTAAAAAAATGCCGTAAACATTTGTATTGTTTAACCCCGAGTACCAGTCAGAATCAATTGCAATGCAGGTGTTAGCTATGGCAAACAGCGGGAGAATAAAAAAAGCAGCGGGCTGATGTAAAAAATGCTGCAGCCTGTATGATGATGTTTTTTCGCCTCCATCACCAAACGGAATCACAAATGCCAGGATTACTCCTGTTATGGTAGCATGAACACCCGAATTCAGCATAAAATACCACATAATAATCCCCCCAATTAAATACGGAATGAGATTATGAATTTTCATTCGGTTTAAAATAAAAAGCAGAATCCAGATTCCTAAAGCGATTCCGAGATTTAGAAAAGAAATAGAAGTAGTATAAAAAATGGCAATTACAATTATGGCGCCCAAATCATCAATGACAGCCAGTGCGGTTAAGAATACTTTGAGAGATGCCGGGACTTTATTTCCTAAAAGCGATAATATTCCAATTGCAAAAGCAATGTCCGTTGCCATAGGAATTCCTGCTCCGTTTTGAGTTCCTGTACCAAAGTTTAAAGCCAGAAAGAACCCCGCCGGTACCAGCATACCTCCAAATGCGGCTATAATAGGAAGTGATGCATTTTTGATATTCGACAATTCACCGTGGTATATTTCGCGTTCCAGTTCCAGACCAATCAGTAAAAAGAAAATAGTCATTAAACCATCGTTTATCCAGTGCGTAATCGAATGTCCGGCGATGTCTTTTTGCCAAAAAGCAATATAAGGATCTGCGATAGAAGAGTTCGCCAGATATAATGAGATAATCGTAACAAATAATAAGAGTAATCCCCCTGATTTTTCGTTTTCAAAAAAGGCTTTAAAAGTCTTGGTTAGTTTCATTTTGGAGGGTTATGAAGATTTAATACAGAGTTACATAATTCCTTGCACTTTCAAAGTTAAAAAAAATCTGACCAATAAAAAATTTTGACTTGTTGGAGGTTGTTTGCTGCTAAACCGGAAAGACATGAGGTTTTTGTTTTTTGAGTCTGATTCACCAAAATGTGATTTGAGTTTGAGGAGTTTCTTTTTTTAACGATTATTTAGCCCGCCGGTGTGTTTTTTAAAAACTTTTAATGAAGAATATGATGTATTTTTGTTTGATATTAAACACAATAAAAATGAGCATAAAAATTCTTCATATCGACAGCAATCATCCGGTTCTTTGGAATCAGCTTGAAGAAGCCGGTTTTGAAAACCACGCCGATTTTAAATCTTCTAAAGAAGAAATAGAAGCCAAAATTCAGGACTATAACGGAATCGTAATTCGCAGCCGTTTCAAAATCGACAAGACTTTTTTAGATAAAGCTGTAAATCTGCAGTTTATTGCAAGAGTAGGTGCAGGTCTCGAAAGTATTGATTGCGACTATGCTTCGGCAAAAGGAATTCATTTAATTGCGGCGCCTGAAGGAAACCGAAATGCAGTTGCAGAACATTCGCTTGGCGTAATCCTGTCGCTTTTTAATAATCTGAATAAGGCAGATATGGAGGTAAAAGCAGGACAGTGGAACCGCGAAAGCAACCGTGGTCATGAGCTGGACGGGAAAACGGTTGGAATAATTGGTTACGGAAATATGGGGAAAGCCTTTGCTAAAAAACTCCGTGGTTTTGATGTTGAGGTTTTGTTTCACGATATTTTGGATGGAATAGGAGATGAAAATGCCAGACAGGTTCCGCTTAGTGAATTACAAAAGAAAGCAGATGTTTTAAGTCTGCATCTTCCATGGACGCCGGAGACCGATAAAATGGTAAATGTCGATTTTATCAATGCATTTGAAAAACCATTCTGGATTATAAATACTTCGCGAGGTAAAAATATCGTAACAGCCGATCTAGTTGAAGCGATGAAATCAAAAAAGGTTTTAGGTGCAGGTCTTGATGTTTTGGAATACGAAAAACTATCATTTGAGACACTTTTTCAGGATAAAAACACACCCGAAGCATTTCAGTATTTATTAGAAGCGGATAATGCTTTACTAACACCTCATATTGCAGGCTGGACTTTCGAAAGTCATGAACGTCTTGCGCAGGTAATAGTCGATAAAATCAAGGCTGTGTATGCTTCAAACTAGGTTTTAGCCTTCAATTTTAAATAACGAGTCTTTTCCTGTAAATTTTTCGTTACCGATTAGTTTTATTTGTTAATTTTTAATAATATTGTTGCCGTTTTAAAAGAATTGGTCTAAATAAAGCAATTTTTTTAAACGGGGAGAAACCGAAAATCCTTTTAAAGAGTAGGTATTTTAACAAATTTAATTTTAACGATTATGATTGAATGGTACAAAAAAGTAGTTTTTCAAAACTATGCGAATTTTAATGGAAGAGCCAGAAGAAAAGAATATTGGATGTTTGTTTTGGTTAATATGATCATTAGCATTCCTTTAAATTATATCCTTCCTTTGGCAGTAACTCCTTCACTTGCTTTTCTTGGAACAATTTACAGTTTAGCAGTATTAGTACCTTCTATCGCTGTTGGTGTACGAAGAATGCATGATGTGGGTAAAAGCGGATGGTTTATTCTAATTCCTATCTACAACTTAATATTAGCTTGTACAGAAGGAGAAAGAGGAGCAAATGCTTATGGTCCGGATCCTAAAAATGAGTTTGAAGAAATGAACGAAATTGGTAAAGCTGAATTATAATCTTTATTAAAATGGAAACTACAAAACAAGAAAGCTGGAATACACCATCTCAGCCATCACAAGAAAATAAAAAAGTACTTGCAGGAGTACTTGGAATCTTATTCGGAGGATTTGGAGTGCACAAATTTGTATTAGGATACACACAGGAAGGAATTATTCAGTTAGTTATTTCTGTTGTTACCTGCGGAATAGGAAGTTTCATAGGTCTTATTGAAGGAATTATTTACCTGACAAAATCAGATGAAGAATTCTATCAGACTTACCAGGTAGGTAAAAAAGGCTGGTTCTAAAAAACGTATAAATCCCATTTGTTATTCAAATGGGATTTTTTGATTATACATACATACAGATTTTAAACTATTACTAATTTTTAAAGGAAAAGCTATGAGTGCAGAATCAGAATTTGGAAGTTCAAAACCAGAAAACAAAAAAGTGACAGCCGGAATTCTTGCCATCCTGTTAGGAGGATTTGGAGTTCATAAGTTTTATTTAGGATACAGCAAAGAAGGTATTATTCAGCTTATTCTGGGGCTTTTGTGCGGAGTAGGTGCTGTTATCGCCCTGATCGAAGGAATCATCTATCTGACTAAATCAGATGAAGATTTTTATCAAACATATCAGGTTGGCCAGAAAGGCTGGTTCTAATGTAGGAATCAAATTAGGTTTAAAAAAAATTGTAATGAAAAAGTCCCGCTTGTTCTTCATGCGGGATTTTGTTTTTTAAGATTAATACCAGTAAAAATTAGGTAAAGCTAAGGAGAGAAAAAGTAAAAGTTAATAGAATTTTGTTTTTAAAATCGGATTTTATCCCGAATTTAGTAAAAGAATTAACAGTACTTCGAAATAGCTAACGATTTCAGATGTGCAAAAAATATGATTTGTGGGATTTTTTAAAAGTAACAAAAGTAAAATTGAAGAGCCAAAGGTTCTTTTAACAGTAAGAAGCCATAGCTGTCCGATTACTGCATTCGTAGAACAGGATAACAGAACAGCATATTTCTATCTCCAGGGAGACCATGAAGATTTTGGTGTCAAAAGCTGCTGGATTAGAAATCTTTCCGAAGCACCGCAGGAAATAGAAGAAAAATTGATGGAGCAAGGTGTCGCGCCTATGTTAACCAGAGAGTTTTGTAAATTTCCGGAAGGACAGGAAGCTCTTAATGAAGATAATCTTGAAATTATCTGGCTGGAAGAAGGCGATGGAGCTGCATTGCTGGAAAACGGAGAAATCTTGTGTGTAATACCGAGCTGGAGTGGTAGCGAAGGTTTTCACGGATATGCCCGCGATTGTATTGGAACAGGTTATTTTGCATGGGAACTTTCGGAAGAAAATGAAATGCGTAAGCGTGTTGCTGATACTGCCGCATTTTTTGAAGCATGGACTAAAGAACCGAATCCTTTTGGATTGCAGCAGCCAGAAATTTTAAATTATTATGACGAAATATTCGGGCAAAGCGATAAGTACTTCGCAATCGATGAACCAGACGGTATTCCAAAAGGTTTATATGTGCTTGAAGGAAGCGAAAAATGCGTCTTTGCAACTGTGGCAGTATCCTTGCGTCCGCAGCCAAAAGTAGAAATGTATTATGAAAATCCTGCTCAGGCTAATCGAATTGAACTTGGGACTATTTTAAAATCAGGATTAACAAATGAACAGGTAAACAATGTTGCGAGTCTTATAAGCGGGATTACAGCAATTCCCTGGGAGTATATTACTTTTTTGGCAGAAGGGCATACGGTAGAATTTCAAACTAATATTAGCGAGAAATATAAATATGCAGTTCTAACAAGTAAATTAAAAGTGCTGCCAAAAATGAGCCTGACTGGTTTTAATAATACAAATGTCTGCTTTCTATGGATTGTTCCTGTTTCAGAAAGAGAATGGGAAGTCATGAAAGAATCCGGTTCGCAGGCTATTCTGGGTAAATTAGACGATATAGGAGAAGAAATCTTCAATTTGGACAGGGAAGAAGTTGTTTAAAAAAAGCAAGCTAAAACAAGCTGGTTTCGAACATAAAAAAAACTCATAAGTTTTAAGCTTATGAGTTTTTGATTTTATATAGAAACGGAGATTGTTAATCTTCTTTTTCAGAAAGTTTTCTTTCCAGTTCAATCTGAAATTCTTCAATAACCGGTTTCATAGTGCTTTCCGGAATATCGGCTATTCTAATGTACATCAAACCGTCGATTGCATTGTTGAATAGCGGGTCAACATTAAAAGCAACTACACGCGCATTCTGTTTGATGTATTTCTTAATTAAAACCGGAAGGCGTAAGTTTCCTGGTTCCAGTTCGTCGATGATTTTGTCAAACTTGTTTAAATCAGATTCGGCTTCATCAAAAATAAAGTCTTTATCAGCATCTTTCAGTTTTACTTTATATGCTTTTTTTGGATGAATGTACTGTGCAATATACGGATCGTAATAGTTTGATTTCATAAACTCAATCATCAATGATTTAGAGAAATCAGAGAACTGGTTACTGATACTTACACCGCCTACCAGATATTTATGCTCAGGATGGCGTAAAGTAGTATGAATAATCCCTTTCCATAACAAAAATAACGGCATTGGTTTTTGCTGATATTCACGAGTGATAAAAGCTCGTCCCATTTCGATAGATTTGTGCATCATATCGTGAAGTTCCGGTTCAAATCTGAATAAATCTGTCAGATAAAAACCTTCAATGCCATATTTCGGATAAATCTCAGAACCTAACCCCATACGGTAAGCTCCGGCGATTCTTTTGGTTTCATCATCCCATAAAAACATGTGGTGATAATATTGGTCGTATTCGTCTATATCAATAGATTCATTGGTTCCTTCGCCCACTTCACGGAAAGTAATTTCGCGAAGGCGCCCGATTTCATGAAGGATATTCGGAATTGATTTTGCTCTGGCAAAGAAAACTTCATAATTTTTACTCTGAAGGAATCTGCAGTCGCTGTTTCGTAACGCCTGAACTTCATCAATCATTTTTGATTCGTTTGCCGGTGTAACGATTTTTTTTGGTGTTTTTGTAATTTTAAGACTTGCCGTATCAATCAGTTTTGTGTCTTTTTCAAACGGATTGGCCAGCATATAGGTTTTTCTTCGTAAGAATTCTGAGTATTCTTCAAACGATTCGATTTCGTTTTGCTCACTTACAGAAATTGGTTTTCCAATACGAACTTTAATAACACGGTCTTTCTGTGTAAGCAGTTCAGAAGGCAGTTTTGCTGTACGCAGTGTATCATCTATTTTAGAAAGCCAGTAAAAAAGTTTACTGTTCTTGGCATGAAAATAAATAGGCACAACCGGTACTTTGGCTTTTCGGATCAGTTTAATGGCACCTTCTTCCCAAGGTTTGTCTACTACTAATTTTCCGTCTTTATAAGTAGAAACTTCACCGGCAGGGAAAATTCCCAACGGTTTTCCATCGCTCAAATGACGAAGCGTTTCTTTAATTCCCACCACGCTTGATTTGGCATCCTTATGATTTTCAAAAGGATTAACCGGCATGATGTATTTTTTAAGCGGCACGATTCTGTGCAGTAAAAAATTAGCAATGATTTTGAAATTCGGCTCTCTTTCAAGCATTAATTTCAATAATAAAATCCCATCAATTCCCCCAAGCGGGTGATTTGAAATGGTAATGTAAGCGCCATCTTTAGGCAGACGTTTTAAATCTTCTTCCGGAATTTCAAATTTGATTTCCATCTCATCCAAAATTCCATTCAAAAACGCAACATCTTCCAGATGTTTATTATGATCGTAAATTTTATTAAGGGTAGAGATCTTAAGGACCTTCATAAGA
This portion of the Flavobacterium gelatinilyticum genome encodes:
- the lgt gene encoding prolipoprotein diacylglyceryl transferase — encoded protein: MKNGVVYWNVDPVIFWITNSFPLKYYGALFACGLLLGFYIVRNIYKKENLSLDNLDTLLIYVIVGTVLGARLGHCIFYEPGYFLQHPVEILLPIQKINGAYEFVGYQGLASHGGSIGVLTAMILYCRKYKVKFFSLLDKMSVAVPVTGAFIRFGNFMNSEIYGKPTNGSWGVVFERDDLIPRHPTQLYEAFAYLLIFGILFYMYKSETIRKAHGLIFGSFLTLLFLARFIIEFFKENQEAFENNMLINMGQILSIPFIIIGLILIIWKSKKEVTI
- a CDS encoding tetratricopeptide repeat protein, which codes for MKNIFSYIILLWAGFAFSQNEQLANNYYDKGDFEKAKIIYEDLLKSSPSNTQYFLRTIDCYQQLQQFDIAEKTIQERYNRYKQGVFLVELGYNYQLQKNESKARNYYEQAIEKIKTNPNDVYGVGNAFEKKVLLEYALKAYQTAMQVQPNYNFNFQIGMLYGQLGKTDLMIDLLLTESYTNQQNANLIQTQLSRFMNGETDNTTFKDAMRKALILKTQKDQDVFWNRYLSWFYVQQKEFGKAFIQEKAIYKREPESLMSIVNLSQFALNEDDTETASEILNFILQNTKDRDLLIKTNASLMQIKIDKAQEKDYPAITAELQQLLATYEINPFTLSLQLIQAHFLGFNLKKTEEAKTIVKKALELNLNAYQQADAKMELADILLLEEKFNQALIYYSQIQLDLKNDVMSHEASLKAAKTSYFKTDFEWALKQFKELKSANTQLIANDALEYFLLINDNTAADSTQTALKQFAKGDFLLYQNKKPEAITQFQNILKNFKGQEIEAVTLLRLGKIYEGQKDFTSALTQYQQIIDNHSDGIYVDEALFFSAEIYNDELKDTEKAKPLYEKVIFNHQDSIYFVDARKKYRELRGDKNL
- a CDS encoding DUF4286 family protein, coding for MIIYNVTTNIHESVHDQWLKWMQEKHIPEILATEKFSSARIVKVLIEEEMGGVTYSVQYTTDSKETLEKYYLEDQPKFDKEALELFADKMLSFRTELEVISEH
- the rsmA gene encoding 16S rRNA (adenine(1518)-N(6)/adenine(1519)-N(6))-dimethyltransferase RsmA, whose product is MEKVKAKKHLGQHFLKDESIAKAIADTLSLKGYEEVLEIGPGMGVLTKYLLDKPIITRVIEIDTESVAYLDANYPKLKDKIISEDFLKYNINKVYENKQFAIIGNFPYNISSQIVFRTLEFRDQIPEFSGMFQKEVAERICEKKGSKTYGILSVLAQAFYDTEYLFTVDENVFIPPPKVKSGVMKMTRKEDYSLPCGEKLFFTVVKTAFQQRRKTLRNSLKTLNLSDKLREDTIFDKRPEQLSVDEFIVLTQKIEADGVQS
- the mgtE gene encoding magnesium transporter produces the protein MEFKVSREFIQQLEELIVKKNDNELEILLNDLHHADIAEILEELDFDEATYIFKVLDSDKTAEILLELEDDLRENILSRLSPKEIAEELDELETNDAADIIAELSQEIKEEVISELVDVEHAKDIVELLRYDENTAGGLMGKELVKVNENWNVLTCVKEMRIQAENVSRVHSIYVVDDENRLKGRLSLKDLLTSSTKTQIGDVYIRKLNFVKVDTEDVEVARIMQKYDLEAIPVVDELGRLVGRITIDDIVDVIKEEADKDYQLAAGITQDVESNDSVLELTKARIPWLLIGMVIEIVASFVLKDNETAFQKYSTLIIFVPLLSATAGNIGVQASAIVVQGLANGTLKEFSRSYFSKEITVSMISGSIISLLLLGYHSLMYQQYLVGVAISISMIVVIMFAATLGTLVPLFLHKNKIDPAIATGPFITTTNDVFGIMLYFGVAKMILGF
- the proC gene encoding pyrroline-5-carboxylate reductase produces the protein MKVHIIGGGNLGVSIALGIAKFSKNNQVTVTRRNTASIQYLSEYGITVSNDNKHNIQEADVVILTIKPYQVDTVLGEILPVIQNKTIASAVSGLSLDMLKSKTNNAYPVVRIMPNIAAQFGESATCISFPEKYKENAAPIVDLFQDLGTAPVIDEKLMDAATVLGACGTAYALRYIRASMQAGIEIGFDSNTALAIAAQTVKGAAKMLLEERVHPEQLIDRVTTPQGCTIVGLNEMEHNGFSSSLIKGIKTSLKQIKG